A window from Aliamphritea hakodatensis encodes these proteins:
- a CDS encoding Tex family protein, with amino-acid sequence MTSLAQDLATDLNIRAQQAEAVIRLLDEGATVPFIARYRKEATQGLDDAQLRQLAKRLEQRRELNARRDTILQSIRQQDKLTPELQAALQAADTKSRLEDLYLPYKPKRQNKAEMARAAGLQPLADTLSRLQGTPEKLATRYLNPDKGINTKEEALEGARQILTEQIAEHADLQSQLRQWLWNRGELSSKVIKDKQQEGAKFADYFDFSQTISKLPSHRALAILRAQQAGIVRYKLRPTEADVHRPAELISQFTRWRCDNSPAGRWLAACVQQAWQKKLLPSLENQLVKQLKQDADAEAISVFSRNLKDLLLAAPAGLKTTLGLDPGLRTGVKVAVLDHTGKVLDYTTVYPHAPQKQWQAAQGTLAKLCQKYAVNLIAIGNGTASRETEQLVKDLLNEYPDIQAVPVIVSEAGASVYSASELASEELPALDVSIRGAVSIARRLQDPLAELVKIEPKAIGVGQYQHDVDQNALNQSLEDTVEDCVNHVGADLNTASAQLLSQVAGLNMTTAQNIVAYRDQHGIFTSRKQLLKVPRLGPKAFEQCAGFLKISHGKNPLDGSAVHPEAYPVVERIATAQGCKVSELIGQQQRLQQLRLEDYCDAQFGLYTLRDIIRELEKPGRDPRPEFRTASFQEGVETLADLHPGMQLEGCVTNVTNFGAFVDIGVHQDGLVHISQLADRFVKDPHSIVKTGDIVSVRVLEVDQPRKRISLTMKAG; translated from the coding sequence ATGACTTCACTTGCCCAAGACCTTGCCACCGATCTGAATATCCGCGCTCAACAGGCTGAAGCCGTTATCCGCCTGCTGGATGAAGGCGCCACGGTTCCGTTCATTGCCCGTTACCGTAAAGAAGCGACTCAGGGGCTGGATGACGCCCAGTTGCGTCAGTTGGCCAAACGGCTCGAACAGCGCCGGGAACTCAATGCCCGCCGGGATACCATCCTGCAAAGTATCCGCCAGCAGGACAAACTCACCCCTGAACTGCAGGCTGCCCTGCAGGCCGCCGACACCAAAAGCCGGTTAGAAGATCTCTACCTGCCCTATAAACCCAAACGCCAGAACAAAGCAGAAATGGCCCGGGCGGCAGGCCTGCAACCACTGGCAGACACCCTTAGCCGGCTGCAGGGCACCCCGGAAAAACTGGCCACCCGTTACCTGAACCCGGATAAAGGCATCAACACCAAAGAAGAGGCACTGGAAGGAGCAAGGCAAATCCTCACCGAACAGATCGCCGAACACGCCGATCTGCAAAGCCAGCTGCGCCAGTGGCTCTGGAACCGGGGCGAACTGAGCAGCAAAGTCATCAAAGACAAACAGCAGGAAGGGGCTAAATTTGCCGATTACTTCGACTTCAGCCAGACCATCAGTAAACTGCCTTCCCACCGGGCACTGGCCATCCTGCGGGCCCAGCAGGCAGGCATTGTCCGTTATAAACTGCGCCCCACAGAAGCAGATGTTCACCGGCCCGCTGAGCTGATCAGCCAGTTTACCCGCTGGCGCTGTGATAACAGCCCGGCCGGGCGCTGGCTGGCCGCCTGCGTTCAGCAGGCCTGGCAGAAAAAACTGCTGCCCTCGCTGGAAAATCAGTTAGTCAAACAGCTGAAACAGGACGCGGATGCCGAAGCCATCAGTGTCTTCAGCCGTAACCTGAAAGATCTGCTGCTGGCTGCGCCCGCCGGCTTAAAAACCACCCTCGGGCTGGACCCGGGCCTGCGCACCGGTGTCAAAGTTGCGGTGCTGGATCACACCGGTAAAGTGCTGGATTACACCACGGTTTACCCCCATGCCCCACAGAAACAGTGGCAGGCGGCACAGGGCACACTCGCCAAACTCTGTCAAAAATACGCAGTCAATCTGATTGCCATCGGCAACGGCACCGCCTCAAGGGAAACCGAACAGCTGGTCAAAGACTTACTGAACGAATATCCGGATATTCAGGCCGTGCCAGTGATAGTCAGCGAAGCCGGCGCTTCGGTGTATTCCGCCTCAGAACTGGCCAGTGAAGAGCTGCCCGCGCTGGATGTATCCATCCGTGGTGCCGTATCCATTGCCCGCCGCCTGCAGGACCCGCTGGCCGAACTGGTAAAGATCGAACCGAAAGCCATCGGCGTCGGCCAGTATCAGCACGATGTGGATCAGAACGCCCTCAACCAGTCACTGGAAGACACCGTCGAAGACTGCGTCAACCATGTGGGCGCAGACCTGAACACCGCCTCTGCCCAGTTACTCAGTCAGGTAGCCGGGCTGAACATGACCACTGCCCAGAACATAGTCGCCTACCGGGATCAGCACGGTATTTTCACCAGCCGGAAGCAACTTTTGAAAGTCCCCCGTCTGGGGCCAAAAGCCTTCGAACAGTGCGCCGGCTTCCTGAAAATCAGTCATGGTAAAAACCCGCTGGACGGTTCCGCCGTGCATCCCGAAGCCTATCCGGTGGTCGAGCGCATCGCCACAGCACAGGGCTGCAAAGTCAGCGAGTTGATCGGCCAGCAACAACGGCTGCAACAGCTACGTTTAGAGGACTACTGCGACGCACAGTTTGGCCTGTATACCCTGCGGGACATTATCCGTGAACTGGAAAAACCCGGCCGTGACCCCCGCCCGGAATTCCGCACCGCCAGTTTTCAGGAAGGGGTGGAAACCCTGGCAGACCTGCACCCGGGTATGCAGCTTGAAGGCTGTGTCACCAACGTCACTAACTTCGGTGCCTTCGTGGATATCGGCGTGCATCAGGACGGGCTGGTGCACATATCCCAACTGGCGGACCGCTTTGTTAAAGACCCCCACAGCATTGTGAAAACCGGCGATATCGTCAGCGTACGGGTACTGGAGGTGGATCAGCCACGTAAACGGATCTCACTGACGATGAAAGCAGGGTAA
- a CDS encoding ATP-binding protein, producing MATQERLTSRPFLALCLIAVLILVVYQTATISRERALADLQYRTAADLGRYSLSLQQELDRYKDIPKLISTHSELLNPLLHPGSDAEARASLYLEKVNETIGASDAYLMNTEGLTVAASNWDKEKTFVGRNFAFRPYFKDGLSGKAGRYFALGTTSKKRGYFFSYPVHFRGKTLGVIVVKIDINDIENDWNDPLTDILVTDEDGVIFLSTRPEWKFRTLTPLSQADLQRILSSLRYGEEALEALNVIRRKDHGDGTEVVTLVDGDWASSESLDGVKTRQYLQQTRQVEDAGFNVSILANIKAVERQVFTNVLLASFSYGALVFLLLFLFTRRRVADQREEFKRQEQQALESSEARVRAIIDNTHAGLITLDHLGRIESFNPTAEKLFGYPAEAVQGKYFSHLLAQQDRAVCWQHITTSTDDDTELMIEALGCRADESQIPVELVIGRMTREGDRYFIVTVHDMTERKQYEQKLRKARDMLEHRVDERTEDLSRANARLLTEMEQHKNTQNELIQAAKLAVLGQMSAGINHELNQPLTAIRSYADNARSFLEMDKPEPAKDNLSEIGLLTERMAKIIGPLKEFSRKTTGQLSPISLQAAKDGAMAIMYGQLAKAKVDIVWPQDAADVYMLGDMLRLEQVLVNLISNATQAMEGQAAPRIEISAGRQGSMMSIAVRDFGPGVPESDLEKVFEPFYTTKLDKQGLGLGLSISHRIILSMGGQLTVTNHPEGGAVFTVLLPVVPSSVQA from the coding sequence GTGGCAACTCAGGAACGATTAACATCCAGGCCTTTCCTGGCGTTATGTTTAATAGCAGTGCTTATTCTGGTGGTGTATCAGACCGCCACTATCAGCCGTGAGCGGGCGCTGGCGGATTTGCAATACCGCACCGCGGCGGATCTGGGCCGTTATTCGCTGAGTCTGCAGCAGGAACTGGACCGCTACAAAGATATTCCCAAACTGATCAGTACCCACTCTGAATTACTCAATCCCCTGTTGCATCCCGGCAGTGATGCGGAAGCCCGGGCCAGCCTTTATCTGGAAAAGGTCAATGAAACCATCGGTGCCTCGGATGCCTATCTGATGAATACCGAAGGTCTGACGGTTGCCGCCAGTAACTGGGACAAAGAAAAAACCTTCGTGGGGCGTAACTTTGCTTTCCGGCCCTATTTTAAAGACGGTCTCAGCGGTAAGGCCGGCCGGTACTTCGCGCTGGGTACCACCTCCAAGAAACGGGGCTATTTCTTTTCTTATCCGGTGCATTTCCGGGGGAAAACGCTGGGGGTGATTGTCGTTAAGATCGATATCAATGATATTGAGAATGACTGGAATGATCCGCTGACGGATATTCTGGTCACCGATGAAGACGGGGTGATTTTCCTCAGCACCCGGCCGGAGTGGAAATTCCGTACCCTGACACCGTTGTCACAGGCGGACTTACAGCGGATTCTCAGCAGCCTGCGGTATGGCGAGGAGGCGCTGGAGGCCCTGAATGTGATCCGCCGTAAAGACCATGGCGACGGTACTGAGGTCGTGACTCTGGTGGACGGTGACTGGGCGTCCAGTGAATCGCTGGACGGGGTGAAGACCCGTCAGTATCTGCAGCAGACCCGGCAGGTTGAAGATGCCGGTTTTAATGTCTCTATTCTGGCCAATATCAAAGCGGTGGAACGGCAGGTCTTTACCAACGTCTTGCTGGCCAGCTTCAGTTATGGGGCGCTGGTGTTCCTGTTACTGTTCCTGTTTACCCGCCGGCGGGTGGCGGATCAGCGGGAAGAATTCAAACGTCAGGAACAGCAGGCGCTTGAGAGCAGCGAGGCCCGGGTCAGGGCGATCATTGACAATACCCATGCCGGTCTGATCACCCTGGACCATCTGGGGCGCATTGAATCTTTTAACCCGACAGCGGAAAAGCTGTTTGGTTATCCGGCGGAAGCCGTGCAGGGGAAGTATTTCAGCCATTTACTGGCGCAGCAGGACCGGGCGGTGTGCTGGCAGCACATTACCACCAGTACCGATGATGATACTGAGCTGATGATTGAAGCGCTGGGCTGCCGGGCGGATGAATCGCAGATTCCGGTGGAGCTGGTGATTGGTCGGATGACCCGTGAAGGGGACCGCTATTTTATCGTCACCGTGCATGATATGACCGAGCGTAAGCAGTATGAGCAGAAACTGCGTAAAGCCCGGGATATGCTGGAGCACAGAGTAGATGAGCGTACAGAAGATCTGTCCCGTGCCAATGCCCGGCTGCTGACCGAAATGGAACAGCATAAAAACACCCAGAACGAACTGATACAGGCTGCCAAACTGGCAGTGCTGGGGCAGATGTCCGCGGGGATCAATCATGAGCTGAACCAGCCGCTGACGGCGATTCGCAGCTATGCGGATAACGCCCGTTCCTTTCTGGAAATGGATAAGCCGGAACCGGCAAAAGATAACCTCAGCGAGATAGGTTTACTGACCGAACGGATGGCCAAGATTATTGGCCCGCTGAAGGAGTTTTCCCGTAAAACCACCGGACAGTTGTCGCCGATCAGCCTGCAGGCTGCCAAAGATGGGGCGATGGCGATCATGTATGGGCAACTGGCCAAGGCAAAGGTGGACATTGTCTGGCCCCAGGATGCTGCGGATGTTTACATGCTGGGGGATATGCTCCGGTTGGAGCAGGTGCTGGTCAACCTGATCAGTAACGCAACGCAGGCAATGGAAGGGCAGGCGGCGCCCCGGATTGAAATCTCCGCGGGCCGGCAGGGCAGCATGATGAGCATTGCGGTACGGGACTTTGGCCCCGGGGTACCTGAATCTGATCTGGAAAAAGTCTTCGAACCTTTTTATACCACCAAGCTGGATAAACAGGGGCTGGGGCTGGGGCTGTCGATTTCCCACCGGATCATTCTGAGCATGGGTGGCCAACTGACGGTGACCAACCATCCGGAAGGCGGTGCGGTGTTTACCGTACTGCTGCCGGTTGTGCCTTCCTCCGTTCAGGCGTGA